One part of the Melitaea cinxia chromosome 8, ilMelCinx1.1, whole genome shotgun sequence genome encodes these proteins:
- the LOC123655881 gene encoding protein YIPF6 yields the protein MSGFDSKYDMFPAGDVGLVEGEMNVPTRGVPSGDSMEFNTLDEPIKETFLRDLRAVGNKFYHVLIPREKTSLLKEWDLWGPLLLCTFMATILQGSTERADNSNDGGPEFAEVFVLVWIGAAVVTLNSKLLGGNISFFQSVCVLGYCLFPIALSLIICRVILFTTQNTFLFFLRLVISMIGFAWATFAATKFLGDSQPEGKKGLAVFPICLFYFILSWLVVSHSNV from the exons atgtcggGCTTCGACTCTAAATACGAT ATGTTTCCGGCGGGCGATGTGGGTTTAGTTGAAGGCGAAATGAATGTACCGACCAGAGGCGTTCCGTCTGGTGACAGTATGGAATTTAACACACTAGATGAACCAATCAAGGAAACGTTC tTACGAGATTTGAGAGCTGTCGGAAACAAATTTTACCATGTCCTTATTCCAAGAGAAAAAACTAGTTTATTGAAAGAAT GGGATTTATGGGGTCCATTGTTACTGTGCACCTTCATGGCTACAATTCTGCAAGGGTCCACAGAAAGAGCAGATAATTCAAACGACGGTGGTCCCGAGTTTGCAGAGGTGTTTGTACTTGTGTGGATCGGTGCAGCTGTTGTCACTTTAAACTCAAAGTTGCTGGGAGGAAacat atcATTCTTTCAGTCAGTATGCGTGTTGGGTTACTGTCTGTTCCCAATAGCGTTGTCACTTATCATATGTAGAGTGATTCTGTTTACTACGCAAAATACCTTCTTGTTTTTCCTGCGTCTCGTCATTTCTATGATCGGATTTGCGTGGGCGACGTTTG cgGCTACGAAATTCCTCGGCGATAGTCAACCGGAAGGCAAGAAGGGTCTCGCAGTATTTCCTATATGCTTGTTCTATTTCATCTTATCATGGCTTGTCGTATCGCACAGCAATGTTTAG
- the LOC123655879 gene encoding anaphase-promoting complex subunit 11 — protein sequence MKVTVKSWTGVATWRWIANDDNCGICRMPFDSCCPDCKLPGDDCPLVWGACSHCFHIHCIVKWLHSQPQQQCPMCRQDWKFNNK from the exons ATGAAAGTCACTGTTAAAA GTTGGACTGGCGTTGCAACTTGGAGGTGGATAGCAAACGACGATAATTGCGGTATTTGTCGCATGCCTTTCGACAGTTGTTGTCCCGATTGCAAGTTACCTGGTGACGACTGCCCTCTAGTCTGGGGCGCTTGCTCCCACTGTTTCCATATTCACTGTATTGTCAAGTGGCTGCACTCTCAACCACAACAGCAGTGCCCTATGTGCCGACAGGACTGGAAATTCAATAACAAGTAG